In Pseudophryne corroboree isolate aPseCor3 chromosome 2, aPseCor3.hap2, whole genome shotgun sequence, the sequence TTACGCATCATTCTATCAGCTACAGCATGGTCTGGGGGATTTATGGCCCCAGTCACAGGACAAATCTTAGCCCTGAAATTACCTTTTTGTGGTCCAAATATCATCCACCATTACTACTGTGATCACCCACCATTGCTGCAGCTGGCTTGCACCAACACATCCCTTAATGTTGCAGTTGGGTCATCACTTAGTGCCTTTATAATTTTGATAAGCTTTACCCTTGTTATAATCTCttacattaaaataataataacaatcctCAAGATAAATTCCAACAATGGGCGCAGGAAAACATTTTCCACATGCGCTTCCCACTTCACGGTGGTAAATATATTTTTCCTGCCAATTATCTTCATGTACGTCCGGCCAACGGCATCCTACTCCTCAGATGTGGACTCTCTAGTGGCCATGCTATACACAGTATTAACGCCAATGATGAATCCCATCATATACAGCCTGAGAAATAAAGACATTAACATTGCTTTTAGaaagaaaatacattttaaaagtatCAGGTAATCCACAAAGAAGATTCTATTCAGGCAAAAAATAATGGTTCTTAATATACAGTGTGATTCAAAagtacagtacacccttttgtttcaaaaactgcaggaactgggaaaactgaatactccagtaaggtatgggtgaggtgggctatcttttagggtgtgtaccgaacatgggtgccatcttgaaattgtccatcttgaatctaagtcagttttttcaaatggaaagcagGTCGTGTAACATGTAGTAGTAAACATAAAATTGATGGTCATagccaacataaaaaaaaaaaaaaaggcttgaaCAATGGCAAGTGCCCAGCCTGAAATGACATGCATTGAAAACAGTGGAATGCACCATCATCTCGGGACTGGAAGTACTGCACCGATCCTATTCGAGAGTTCAGTGTGGTAGAATGAAGCTAAGTGGTGATGGTGAGCCACAGATTCTGTGTGAGGCTGGAGGTATACACCCACACCTAGATGGGCTAGAGCAGTCAGACAGTGCAGGTTGGGACTGCAGTTAGATTAGTGTATCTGGAGGCTAGGAAGCTGGAGTTCAGACCTACAGAAGGTAAGgagaaccctaaaactctaaagtTACCTGCAAAGAAGCAGGCCAGACTGTGGGACTCTGGGACTATGCTTATGTTGCTGAGAAGAAGCCAGGCCTGTGAGACTGTATCTGTGAGTAGCTCTGGCAACCAAGCCAGGCTGGCGCCTGTGATACTGTATACTGTCCTTTGAGACACTTTGCTAACAGATTAGCTTCTCAAGGATTTTCAGGGGTGAAGAAGTGAGTTAGTGCCCTTAATGTGGGctaagttgtttttattttctgCTTGTTTATGCTGACAGTGAAGCACTATTTCATTTATTTGTAAGAAAAGCCATGTTCAGACCCTGAATAAGCAATtagacactgcaccaatacaccCCTCTACTGAGCTACTTACCTCATATCCTCACAGTGGGTACATCAAGAAAAATGTCCCAATGACACTGGCAACAACAATCACCAATCTATTTAGAGACAGACCCTCACTGTTCTTCAGGATTGCAATGTGGCTTTATGTTGACCTTGACTCCTGGTTCCGTGACTATGTCATAATTTATTATGCAGGCAGCGCTGAGAACACATCCCTGTTCCTAATGAGGAGTTCTTTACCCTTGTTCTTTTGAGTAGCTGACAgtatctctgacacctttacttagGGAACAGTGGGGGTTGAAgttacgggtctgggactccaggttgacaacaaaaaggtcgacacaccttaggtcgatgccaataggtcgacacaccttaggtcgacatggacagaatgtcgacatggacaaaaggtcgacaggaaataggtcgacatggaaaaatggtcaacatgagttttttatgtttttttggtgtcattttcttcgtagagtgaccgggaaccccaattagtgcaccgtgtcccctcgcatggctcgcttcgctcaccatgcttcgggcacggtgcctcgctccgctgctgcttcgctcagcacagattaccgttccaatcgtagtccacatggatcgttaagtatgaaaaagttcaaaaaaagaaaaaaatcgtgaaaaactcatgtcgaccattttccacgttgaccttgttcatgtcgaccttttgtccatgtcgacctaaggtgtgtcgacctattggtggcgacctaaggtgtttcgacctttttgttgtcgacctggagtccggataccgtagttACTGGGGGGCAAGGATCAGCTGACAGGGATGACTTACAGTATCCTTCCATGGTTTTATTAGGTTAACATGTTACATTTGTCCAGGTTTTCTCTGGCTTGGTTAGTATACTTTACAGTTAACCTCATTTATGTTCTCCCTGATCTCAAATGGCCCTTACCATTTAACCAAAAACTTACTTTGCACTGTGGGTAtctaaacaagaactctatctccaggggaAAATGTGCGTACATGGCCATTCCAATTATATACTCTCTGTTGAGCTTATTGGGCCTGCTCCATATGTTTCTTGACAATGGGCACCATGGCCACAATCCTGTCCTGCATCTGCTATACATGTTCAATTACACTTTTATAGGGTGTGGGCTGCCCTTCCCATGTCTATTTTGCAAATTCTACCAACGTCTGGGATGTGTCCTATACAACAGATCAAGAGGAAAGATTCCCAAAGATGACTGAGGTACTTCTCTAATAGCTGATATCCGGATGGTAGGTTCACAtggattaggttgacagtcaataggttgaccactattgggcaacacatggaaaaggtcaacacattAAAATGGTTGAGACAGGCCAGGTTGACACACAAAAAGATCATCAtgactttttgagaaaaaaaaaatatttttaacttttttcatacccatacactggcgtgcgcagcacattttattaaggggtgcaccgttggaggggtgtgtctagcatcgccttttgggcgtgtctagcaccatctattgacggtcaacgcatataaaatatccatctttctagcaatcctaataaagcagatacattgtcagatgttgtggtgtgcaccaaacaaacacccatgatggcactcactgcaattatactgctcctcctcagcctggtctggctccccctctctttcccctgcaagctgcagcagcttacttacaagtcagtcactcactgacactgacagtcgcagactagtactgctgctgctggaaaaatgagtgacgtatcaatgctgctgccggacgtctgccagtattgaattttgtCTTCCTAaggggaacgctggctgcatgctgatcctcatcagtggttggcattggcatagcatagaaggagagaggtgggcatgtggcgggtgggcgtgcgagcagcatgatgtaatcactgtttttgtacatggaggtggagccaggagtttgaaagccggtggcagtggcacccttgattaacccaggtgtccggtcagtaatgcagtcctacagggtgcagcgcagaggggacagtaatcagccagctcagcgattgctgcatcaggcatgtgagatcggggtggcagacattagggggtgcctgtgcgcaccaggcacccccctgcgcacaccaaTGTAcccttaccatccatgtggactatgattggggatAGTAATCAGAAAAAAGGGGGATTTGAAACCACACAGGACCTGTGTTTAATTCAAACAGCACATTTAATAATAATTATTCTTATGAACCAACATATGGGCTGTAAAGTGTCTAATTACTCTTGGcactaggttggtggtgctcccagaaaaaatagttcaGCAAACTGTATATAAGCGGAGATCATTACATAGGAGGTAAAGAGAAAGGGGACTATATATCTATCCTGGGGCACACTTAATTCAACTATttcacataaaatataacttttaatattcctGATTAAAAAGAATCATCATACAAAACAACATGGTGACAAATTATATCCACAATATGGAAAAATTATAATAACAGACACATTAAATTATAGATCAATGTATTGTAGCAAAAAATATGTGGTATTAGAATACCATACAGGTCCAAAAAACTCTCAGAGGTGTATTATGATACTTTGAGAGATTAGGCTTCTCTATAACTCTCCCCTCAACCACCATACAATTGGTAATTAGATTTAACAATTACATTCtttgtgtggagtctgtatatatCCTCCTAAACTGAGAGTAATTCAGAAGGAAGGAAATTTCTGCACCAAAGTGGGAAGTAATAATAAAACCTTTTAATTGGTATACTGGTTCCCTTATGaattctctgtgtggagtttgtatatattcTCCACAGAACCAGAACCAATTACAAACAGAAACATTTCTGCATGCAATTGAGTAGCATTGAGCAGAATGTCAGATTAATACAATCATTCATTTTGGAACACACCCAACGGAAAGACAAAACACAATAGCCATAGAAAAATGGGGCAACTCTTCATATAGCATTTGAGTGTGCCAGCCGTATACTTTAAATAGTCAAAGATTATTTTTCAAAGATTATTTTTACACAGAGTTAACCAAAAGTACACCATATCCAATTATTTTAAAGATTTGCGGCATATCACAAGATTGGCACCAATGGTGAAACATTCTAACTTGCAAAGCAATTCCATGTGATTAGGCTACTGGGTATAACCATGATGTAGATAAACTCTCGGTATAAGCTGTATCTTAATATCAGTTTGAACCAGGGTATGTGCTCATTTTTATCAATGCCATAGTTGATGAAGTTgaaaaaatgtccatcgagttcaacctgtattataaaatattacttcatttaaatgctgtatccttggttatttctttcagttaggaatttatctaatccatttttaaacttattgactgagtccaccattaatatcttctctggcagagaattccaaaaccTTACTTctattactgtgaagaaccctttcctccgttgtgtatgaatttttatcttctaacctcagtgggtgtccacatgtcctgtgtagctttttttgataaacagattgtCTGATAGATCCTTgttttgtccctttatgtatttataaatattaataatgttccCTCTCAGCCacctccagtgtaaacatatctaacttaGTAAgactttcctcataatccaatgcctctaaccccttaaccagtttggtgattcgcctctgaaccctttcgagttccaagatatcttttttatagtgaggtgcccagaactgtacacaatattccaggtgcggccgcaccaatgatatatacagtggcaggattacactctcatcccttgtctccattccctgttttatgcatgctaacaccttatttgcttttgtttctgcattttgacattgcgtactgctactaagtctattatcgatgagcacacccaaaactTTTTCAACTACcgctatccctacattttccccatttaatttataggctgcccgattgttctcagttccaaagtgcataactttacattttttctatattgaacatcattctccatttgtctgcccagacctcaagtctagataagtcattccatAGAGACtctacatccttgtctgaattaattactctacacagttttgtctgtaaaaattgacactgtgctttccacgcccactcctaggtcattaatcaatATGTTAACAGCAGTGGCCCGAGTTCTGAACCCTAAGCACTGAGGccaattcagagaacatcccattaaccactactcgctgttcctgttgtacagccaattactcacccaagtacaaataggctttcctaccccaagctcacttaatttgaaaattagtctcttatgtgggactttgtcaaaggccttagcaaagtccaaaaagaccacatccactgttttACCCTGATCAAAATTAGCgcttactttctcatagaagctaattaagttagtttgacatgacctgtccttcacaaaaccatactGATTCCTAtttataaccttggaggtatccaggcACTCAAGTATGCTATGCCTTATTATACCTTACAATATTTCtctactatagatgtcaaacttactggtctatagttaccagttttaattccctttttaaatattgggactacctctgctatatgccagtcctttggtgtCATTcttgatgtaattgactcactgaaaatcaaatataggggccttgatagctctgagttaatttccataagaaccctggggtgaagtccaactggcccaggagatttatcttaattttacttagtctctcccagactacttcctcatttcaccaagtacttagcaatgggGCATTATCATAGCTTATTTTGTGCACTACTTCCGCCAACTGGCACTCTCTCGtggatactgatgaaaataatttattcaataaatctgctttttccctctcAGCATTAATCaggacatccaactcgccctttaatggTCCATTATTctcattttttaaccttttaccatttatatgctgtacttaaagaactttttggggtttgttttacttttCCTGccgatttgtttttcatttactATATTAGCTGCTCGGATTtctgttttgcattttttttttacattctttgttgtactggaatgattccgccttcccgtcagacttaaatgctttgaaagcatacctctttttatccatttattctttgaccttcttattaagcaatattagtttgaatttactactcctgatTTTGTTGATCTTGGGAATGAACAAATGTGTACTTATTGAgcaaagttgtaaaaacatcccaaatttcagcagtattctgacaatgaaatacaatttcccaattgatgttcttcattgcttgtttcagcaagttgaaattagcttttctaaagttaagagtcttagttTGACCCTTATAATGTTGTTTTTGAAAgccgatatcgaatgtgatcatattatgatcactatttACCAAGGCCTCCCCTaccttagtatttgatattatctccacattattagttagtactaggggcctaattcagagttgatcgcagcagcaaatttgttagtagttgggcaaaaccatgtgcactgcaggtggggcagatataatatttgcagtgagagatagatatgggtggggtgtgttcaaactgatatctcaaactgaaaattgcagtgtaaaaataaagctgacagtatttaccctgcacagaaacaaaataaccacccaaatcttactctctctgcaaattttatatctggcccacctgcagtgcacatggttttgtccaactgctatcaaatatactgctgtgatcaactctgaattaccccctaggtccagtatagtcctaagtCTAGTTGGTTGCTCGATTACCtgagacaagtaatgatcttttagcatgttacctctagctgtatttactgttttggtgttccaatttatgtccgggtaGTTAAAGTCCCCAATTATAATTacttcccccattcctgcagcttttttgatATGCTGCAAGAATTGTAATTCATCAGAAACACTAATATCTGggggtttgtagcatgtccctattaaaagcttttttgtatctttacccccactcaaaTCTCAACCCACAATACCTCCACATTGTAtccagtcccctcataaacaaCCTCCTTTAAATTcggttttaagaatggcttaacataaagacaaccCCCTCCCTTttgtattagtcctatctctcctgaagagagtgtacccctccaagtttgctgcccagtcgtgagagtcgtcccaccatgtctctgtaatgcctatgatatcatattgatcattaagtgcaatcgtttctaattcccccattttacttgttaggcttcttgcatttgcaagcatacacttattTTAAGTAATTCTCTGATCTGTAAGTTTTGTTGTGgataacgtttccttaggaacttgagttttccttaatttaccatcgctgactatttttcccctccccccctcttcacccccattatactttacaGATCCTTCCGTTCTtctctctctagttgtcccactaattctttctaatccctccccccagacacCTAGATTAaactctcctccaaccttctaaccatccctacccccagcactgctgccccctcctcattcaggtacaaTCCATCACCACAAAAaaaatggtgcctgactgagatgtccgcccagtgttccaggaacacaaacccctctttcctacaccagtctctaaaccacacatttaactccctaatctccctctgtctccctgggctagcgcgttgcATGGGTAATATTTCAGATAATATTACCCTAGATATACTTGCCTTTAGTTTGTGGCctgagtccctataatctttcttaaggacattctacctaccactaactttgtcgttagtgccaatgtgcaccaaaacCGCTGGGtcattcccggcccctcccaacaatctttctacttgGTCCACAATGTGATGTACCCGAGCAattgggagacaacagactgtaaggCGATCACGGtaacagtagcagattgccctgtctgtctttctGATAACAGAATCCCCTACCACCCCAATATGACTAGGTCCCTCGCTTTCTCTTATCCCATTTGTGCCGGAGGGACTGCTTctccagttgctagagggaacggtgTCCTCCAaatccatcatttcctcactgccatccaccgaatcttcatccaatcaggtgaatttattggggtttggcagttcAGAGATGTCCTGCCTCCCCCTCGTTTCCTCCTTCTAACCGTGACACAGCTGGCTACCTGTTTGTCCTCATTCTCCTCTACCGGTGTCACCCCCTACAACTCCTAcaccattctatctaagctttgcttgagattgtgaatatccctcagtcttgtaacggtttgctctagatcagttacctgggcttccagggcagccgttcgcacacacctcgtgcagatgtaatcacactggcatggttgctccaggtgcgcatacattttgcacgacatgcactgagtgagattctcaatcctaGCACCACCCACTTTGTTTGGAAAAGCTAACTCCCTGCTACTATCGGAAGAACAATACAAACAATGTGATACAATACGTACTAGAGCCTAGgtgtgaagagaaacaatattcaacaacagaacagtaattgataatacaatGTTTACTAATGTATCAATGAAAAACAGTCAATACAGTAATGATAATGATACTCGCGTGTCCGGGGGGAGGGAGTCAGGACCTCTTGCGGCAGTACCTCCAATAGTACAACAGCACCTACTCACAGGCACCTGCTTCCCCTGTGATGGCTCCTTCCAGCTACCCTTGGCACCTTGTTCACAGAGTCTGGCTCCAGCCTTAGTCACAGAACCCAGCTGATTCTTGATGTTCTGCTCCCAGCACCTTGCTCCCGGCTCCCACTACTCCCCGCCGCCTTGTACCCATCTCCCCCACTATTGGCCCCACTTTTCAGTTCCCCCACGCTCCCGGC encodes:
- the LOC134989321 gene encoding olfactory receptor 6N1-like codes for the protein MSHIPMELGFMDYSVVHPGQMPAEMVKEEQIRSSGSSNLTFSPVTEFIIYGFPSLQNYHTLLFCVFLFIYLFSLTGNGIIFLLVILDQRLQTPMYFFVSNLSFLDMSYTSVTIPKMLAKFLMHLDTISYTACFVQMYMFLSLGATECLLLTVMAYDRYLAICSPLHYPAIMTRRLRIILSATAWSGGFMAPVTGQILALKLPFCGPNIIHHYYCDHPPLLQLACTNTSLNVAVGSSLSAFIILISFTLVIISYIKIIITILKINSNNGRRKTFSTCASHFTVVNIFFLPIIFMYVRPTASYSSDVDSLVAMLYTVLTPMMNPIIYSLRNKDINIAFRKKIHFKSIR